A DNA window from Drosophila biarmipes strain raj3 chromosome 2R, RU_DBia_V1.1, whole genome shotgun sequence contains the following coding sequences:
- the LOC108022242 gene encoding adenosine deaminase 2: protein MAVQLGRRGFRAGLAKLAMPTAARFLHPHLTEMTLLEMLGSTNLRRSTPQDYRILREIVNSFERYSGVGNDIQLTQPERSANELIMREKKREYEKGILDPSKFAPGHHIFQVLHTVKQSPLFQILRKMPKGAALKTHDTSMCSSRSVIEMTYRENLWVCTTQKGCRVVEFRFAKEKPKDIRHKDGEWQPMEKLRELRGEENLRKYLRVRLSMYPLASFTTNAHAWRHMMGIFDLLDGLLQYAPLWGDYYYNALKEFYADGVQYLEVRSVVPQLYCLDGSRLPKRETVQIYKDTLERFKKEHPGFIDSKLIYAPIRHVQPEVVGEYVRECTELNKEFPGFVIGFDLVGQEDKGHPLSKFAEELLKLPDHIHFYFHAGQTNWYGSHVDQNLLDAIVLGTKRISHGYTITKHPILMRLAKYLNIALEVCPVSNQVLQLGSDYRNHPAATLIAENVPMVISSGNPAFWRAAPLSHDFYMAFLGIAPMKADLKFLKRTAKNSIRYSSLRDEGKAEAMEKWKKEWDEWVAKIVTEKEQAVEEKK, encoded by the exons ATGGCGGTGCAGTTGGGGCGGAGGGGCTTCCGTGCTGGATTGGCGAAGCTTGCCATGCCCACAGCCGCCCGCTTTCTGCACCCACACCTCACCGAGATGACCCTTCTGGAGATGCTGGGCTCCACCAATCTGCGCAGGAGCACGCCCCAGGACTATCGCATTCTGCGCGAGATCGTCAACTCCTTCGAGCGCTACTCCGGCGTGGGCAACGACATCCAGCTGACCCAGCCGGAGCGCTCCGCCAACGAGCTGATCATGAGGGAGAAGAAGCGGGAGTACGAGAAGGGCATCCTGGACCCCTCGAAGTTCGCGCCGGGTCACCACATCTTCCAGGTGCTGCACACGGTCAAGCAGTCGCCGCTCTTTCAGATCCTGCGGAAAATGCCAAAGGGAGCGGCCCTCAAGACGCACGACACCTCCATGTGCAGTTCGCGATCGGTGATCGAGATGACCTACAGGGAGAACCTGTGGGTCTGCACCACCCAAAAGGGCTGCCGAGTGGTGGAGTTCCGGTTCGCCAAGGAGAAGCCCAAGGACATACGCCACAAGGATGGCGAGTGGCAGCCCATGGAGAAGCTTCGCGAGCTGCGTGGAGAGGAAAACCTGAGGAAGTACCTCCGGGTCCGCCTCAGCATGTACCCCCTGGCCAGCTTCACAACCAATGCCCACGCCTGGCGTCACATGATGGGCATCTTCGACCTGCTGGACGGCCTGCTACAGTACGCCCCCCTATGGGGCGACTACTACTACAATGCCCTCAAGGAGTTCTATGCCGACGGAGTTCAGTATCTGGAGGTGAGATCCGTGGTCCCTCAGCTCTACTGTCTGGATGGCAGCCGATTGCCCAAGCGCGAAACTGTGCAGATCTACAAGGACACCCTCGAGCGATTCAAGAAGGAGCACCCGGGATTCATCGATTCCAAGCTGATATATGCCCCCATTCGACATGTCCAGCCGGAAGTGGTGGGCGAATATGTCAGGGAGTGCACCGAGCTGAAT AAAGAGTTTCCGGGCTTTGTGATTGGCTTCGACCTGGTGGGCCAGGAGGACAAGGGCCATCCGTTGAGCAAGTTCGCCGAGGAGCTGCTCAAGCTACCCGATCACATCCACTTCTACTTCCACGCCGGCCAGACCAACTGGTACGGGTCGCACGTGGACCAGAACCTGCTGGACGCCATCGTGCTGGGCACCAAGAGAATCAGCCACGGCTACACCATCACCAAGCACCCGATCCTGATGCGGCTGGCCAAGTACCTGAACATCGCCCTGGAGGTGTGCCCAGTGTCCAACCAAGTGCTCCAGCTGGGCTCCGACTACCGCAACCATCCGGCGGCCACGCTGATAGCCGAGAACGTGCCCATGGTGATCTCCTCCGGCAATCCGGCCTTCTGGCGAGCGGCTCCCCTGTCCCACGACTTTTACATGGCCTTCCTGGGCATCGCACCCATGAAGGCCGATCTGAAGTTCCTCAAGCGGACAGCCAAGAACTCCATAAGATACAGCTCCTTGAGGGACGAGGGCAAGGCGGAGGCCATGGAGAAGTGGAAGAAGGAGTGGGACGAGTGGGTAGCCAAGATTGTGACAGAGAAGGAACAGGCTGTGGAGGAAAAGAAGTAG
- the LOC108022272 gene encoding uncharacterized protein LOC108022272 produces MGLWQTVQRSLLMRPGAGPLTLKRTRMYDAHKMAVRRRRLEVIKAEKYKPPQCFMAIRRSENRCNQPRLKLPKNECLDDPCGEQELPMDLDHYTPSDKRKRKYQRTWCECYLIPKAAVQAKKKYPNRPRRKFDCPIVSEVECRESDMKPDNPRTKPEKLIEVNRIGDWPCCKIPSPGCPEARKPPSCDVGRIPSCCKKRRTQYPSFSECKKELLDPIMPCECEKKVNLCDVWAYWRKMKK; encoded by the coding sequence ATGGGGTTGTGGCAGACCGTCCAGCGTTCGCTGCTGATGCGTCCCGGTGCGGGACCGCTGACGCTCAAGCGTACCAGGATGTACGACGCCCACAAGATGGCGGTGCGGCGGAGGCGCTTGGAGGTGATCAAGGCCGAGAAGTACAAGCCGCCGCAGTGCTTCATGGCGATCCGTCGCTCCGAGAACCGCTGCAACCAGCCGCGCCTCAAGTTGCCCAAGAACGAATGCCTGGACGATCCCTGCGGCGAACAGGAGCTGCCCATGGATCTGGACCACTACACGCCCAGTGACAAGAGGAAGCGCAAGTACCAGCGCACCTGGTGCGAGTGCTACCTGATCCCCAAGGCGGCGGTCCAGGCGAAGAAGAAGTACCCCAATAGACCGCGCCGGAAGTTCGACTGCCCCATTGTCAGCGAGGTGGAGTGCCGCGAATCGGACATGAAGcccgacaatcctcggaccAAACCCGAGAAGCTGATCGAGGTGAACCGGATCGGGGACTGGCCCTGCTGCAAGATCCCCTCGCCGGGCTGTCCGGAGGCCAGAAAGCCGCCCTCCTGCGACGTGGGCCGCATCCCGTCCTGCTGTAAGAAGCGCCGCACCCAGTATCCCAGCTTCTCCGAGtgcaagaaggagctgctcgACCCCATCATGCCGTGCGAGTGCGAGAAGAAGGTCAACCTGTGCGACGTCTGGGCCTACTGGCGCAAGATGAAGAAATAG